From one Musa acuminata AAA Group cultivar baxijiao chromosome BXJ2-6, Cavendish_Baxijiao_AAA, whole genome shotgun sequence genomic stretch:
- the LOC135615722 gene encoding uncharacterized protein LOC135615722 gives MAASCHYLLSSPFTSGLPLKTTRTTTTKTRPPPFPKAPIIIASSARPLRAAVIGGGPAGASAAEALALGGIETYLIERAPSGSKPCGGAIPLCMLSEFDLPASLVDRRVTRMRVLSPSNRAADFGRSLRPHEHIPMLRREVLDAFLRRRATDAGARLLPGLFTSIRLPLSDSDPYLVHYTASPSTPGSLAGTPSALAVDVVIGADGANSRVARSISAGDYTTAIAFQERIRLPPAGMSRYEDLAEMYVGADVSPDFYAWVFPKCDHVAVGTGTSAAKPDIKRLQAAIRARAGPKIAGGEVIRVEAHPIPEHPRPRRVVGRAALVGDAAGYVTRCSGEGIYFAAKSGRMCGEAIVRAWKERGVVTEADLKTAYLRKWDEEYRGMFRFLDLLQQVFYGSNAGREALVELCADEYVQRMTFESYLYKRMARGDWRKDLGLAWRTIGSLVRAVVMGWEVDKLRGIGADSS, from the coding sequence ATGGCTGCCTCTTGCCACTACCTTCTCTCCTCCCCATTCACCTCCGGCCTCCCCCTCAAAACCAcccgcaccaccaccaccaaaacACGACCGCCTCCCTTTCCCAAGGCCCCCATCATCATCGCTTCCTCCGCCCGCCCCCTCAGGGCGGCCGTCATTGGCGGCGGCCCCGCCGGCGCCTCGGCCGCCGAGGCCCTCGCGCTCGGAGGCATCGAGACCTACCTCATCGAGCGGGCCCCCTCGGGATCTAAGCCCTGCGGCGGCGCCATCCCCCTCTGCATGCTGTCCGAGTTCGACCTCCCGGCCTCCCTCGTTGACCGCCGCGTCACCCGCATGCGCGTCCTCTCCCCCTCCAACCGCGCCGCCGACTTCGGCCGCTCCCTCCGCCCCCACGAGCACATCCCCATGCTCCGCCGCGAGGTCCTCGACGCTTTCCTCCGCCGCCGCGCCACCGACGCGGGCGCCCGCCTCCtccccggcctcttcacctccatCCGCCTCCCCTTATCCGACTCCGATCCCTACCTCGTCCACTACACCGCCTCCCCCTCCACCCCCGGCTCCCTCGCCGGCACCCCCTCCGCCCTCGCCGTCGATGTCGTCATCGGCGCCGACGGAGCCAACAGCCGCGTCGCCCGCTCCATCTCCGCCGGCGATTACACCACCGCTATCGCTTTCCAGGAGCGGATCCGCCTCCCCCCGGCCGGCATGTCCCGCTACGAGGACCTCGCCGAGATGTACGTCGGCGCCGACGTCTCCCCAGATTTCTACGCCTGGGTCTTCCCCAAATGCGACCACGTGGCCGTCGGCACCGGCACCTCCGCCGCCAAGCCCGACATCAAGCGGCTTCAGGCCGCGATCCGGGCCCGAGCCGGGCCCAAGATAGCCGGCGGGGAGGTGATCCGGGTGGAGGCGCACCCGATCCCGGAACACCCGAGGCCGCGACGGGTGGTGGGGCGGGCGGCGCTAGTGGGCGACGCAGCCGGGTACGTCACCCGGTGCTCCGGCGAGGGGATTTACTTCGCCGCCAAGTCTGGGCGGATGTGCGGGGAGGCCATCGTGAGGGCGTGGAAAGAACGGGGGGTGGTGACCGAAGCCGACCTCAAGACAGCGTACCTGAGGAAATGGGACGAGGAGTACAGGGGCATGTTCCGGTTCCTGGACCTGCTGCAGCAGGTGTTCTACGGGAGCAACGCCGGGCGCGAGGCGCTGGTGGAACTGTGCGCAGATGAGTACGTGCAGAGGATGACGTTCGAGAGCTACCTGTACAAGAGGATGGCGAGGGGGGACTGGAGGAAAGATTTGGGCTTGGCTTGGAGGACAATTGGGAGCCTGGTGAGGGCAGTGGTTATGGGGTGGGAGGTGGACAAGCTTAGAGGAATTGGAGCCGACTCTTCTTAG